ACCCGGCCGCAGCGCGGGGTCGACCCAGACCGGGGCGGTGACCGCCCCGCGCCGCGAGACGACCCGGACCTCCTGGCCGACCGCGACCCCGTAGTGCTCGGCGTCCTCGGGGCACAGCTCCACGTACTCGCCGCGCCGCAGCGGAGAGGCGAAACTCCCCGTCTGGACACCGGTGTTGTACGAGTCGAGGCGCCGCCCCGTCGTCAGCCGGATCGGGAACTCCTCGTCCGTCAGGTCGACCGGCGGATCGTGCTGGACCAGACCGAAGGGGGCGAGGCGCCCCCGGTCCGCCAACTCCGTCTCCCAGAGCCGCCCGTGGAGGTAGCTCGTCGGGAGCTCCTCCAGGTCGGGGCAGGGCCACTGCAGGCCCTGGTGCTCCTCCAGGCGGTCGTACGTCATCCCGAAGTGGTCGGGGGACAGGGCCCGCAGCTCGTTCCACACCGTCTCGGAGTCGGCGTACTTCCAGTCGTGGCCGAGCCGCCGGGCCATCTCGCAGATGATGTCGATGTCCTCGCGCGCCTCGCCCGGCGGCGTCAAGGCGGCCCGCACCCGCTGAACTCGCCGCTCGCTGTTGGTGCTTGTGCCGTCCGTCTCCGCCCAGGCGGCCGTCGCCGGCAGCACCACGTCCGCCATCTCGGCGGTCTTCGTCAGGAAGATGTCCTGGACGACGAAGTGGTCGAGGGCGGCCAGCCGCCGCGCCGCCTGCTCGCTGTCGGCCTCCGACTGGGCCGGGTTCTCGCCGATGCAGTAGACGGCGCGCAGGCCGCCGTGCTCCATCGCCTCGAACATCTCGGTGAGCGTCATTCCGTACCGCGGCTGGATGACGGTGTCCCACGCCACCTCGAACTTCTGCCGGTCGGCGTCGTCGAGGATGTCCTGGAAGCCGGGCAGCTTGTTGGGGATGGCGCCCATGTCGCCGCCGCCCTGGACGTTGTTCTGGCCGCGCAGGGGCTGGACCCCGGATCCGAACCGGCCGACATGGCCCGTCAGCAGGGACAGGTTGATCAGCGCGCGTACGTTGTCCGTGCCGTTGTGGTGCTCGGTGATGCCCAACGTCCAGCACATTTGGGCGCGTTCGGCCCGTGCGTACGCGTGGGCCAGCTCGCGGATCGCGGCGGCCGGGACGCCGGTGACCTTCTCGGCGAGGCCGAGCGTCCAGGGCTCGACGAGCTCCTTGTACTCCTCGAAG
The sequence above is drawn from the Streptomyces sp. NBC_01465 genome and encodes:
- a CDS encoding molybdopterin oxidoreductase family protein; its protein translation is MKKRDRTPKTYARLTHPLVRDEKGGPLRQATWDEALERAASGFRETRETHGPDAFAMLSCARATNEMNYVAQKFTRVVMGTNNVDSCNRTCHAPSVAGLSAVFGSGGGTSSYAEVEHTDLIVMWGSNARFAHPIFFHHVLKGIRNGARMYAVDPRRTSTAEWAESWLGLNVGTDIPLAHAIGREIIHAGLHNRAFVERATTGFEEYKELVEPWTLGLAEKVTGVPAAAIRELAHAYARAERAQMCWTLGITEHHNGTDNVRALINLSLLTGHVGRFGSGVQPLRGQNNVQGGGDMGAIPNKLPGFQDILDDADRQKFEVAWDTVIQPRYGMTLTEMFEAMEHGGLRAVYCIGENPAQSEADSEQAARRLAALDHFVVQDIFLTKTAEMADVVLPATAAWAETDGTSTNSERRVQRVRAALTPPGEAREDIDIICEMARRLGHDWKYADSETVWNELRALSPDHFGMTYDRLEEHQGLQWPCPDLEELPTSYLHGRLWETELADRGRLAPFGLVQHDPPVDLTDEEFPIRLTTGRRLDSYNTGVQTGSFASPLRRGEYVELCPEDAEHYGVAVGQEVRVVSRRGAVTAPVWVDPALRPGLAFMTMHFPDEVDTNQLTIEANCPIAGTAEFKASAIRIERAERS